In Tissierellales bacterium, the following are encoded in one genomic region:
- a CDS encoding YerC/YecD family TrpR-related protein — MDYKPKIKSPQVDGFFEAILELENMEECYRFFEDICTIKEIEAISQRFEVVKLLIDRKTYNEIEEKTGASTATISRINRSLNYGVNGYDIVLKKLGLIEE; from the coding sequence GTGGATTATAAACCTAAGATTAAAAGTCCACAAGTGGACGGATTCTTTGAAGCAATTTTAGAATTAGAGAATATGGAAGAATGTTATAGGTTTTTTGAAGATATATGTACTATAAAAGAAATTGAAGCTATATCTCAAAGATTTGAAGTAGTAAAATTATTAATCGATAGAAAAACTTATAATGAAATTGAAGAAAAAACAGGAGCAAGTACTGCAACTATTAGTAGAATCAATCGTTCACTAAATTATGGAGTGAATGGTTATGATATAGTCCTTAAAAAGCTAGGTTTAATAGAGGAGTAA